From the genome of Triticum aestivum cultivar Chinese Spring chromosome 3B, IWGSC CS RefSeq v2.1, whole genome shotgun sequence, one region includes:
- the LOC123068113 gene encoding uncharacterized protein → MPLVQGNGQALNGNCQQSSQQIPMPTLWQPTNNHSTQHDEGCSMPPPSMLNPLQVADRGKHSGFPADVTAEDNGLSYPPATMPPVQGNGQALNGNSQQSSQQFPTPILWQPTSNHSMQHGEGCSLPPPSMSNPLPVAVPGYCPSLPAFGQDHCTSLPNASSKLEFRNFPVYVSFNDIPQGNSILGWEEFVEDVSHSNVRPPVEEHYVDASFRCNQVLLQWDEPHMEVKKRWNFLDQLMPLYSTQSGFYKEDFPSTSLMDKTHKLLASISSDDSIWKIITSVTSRATQTPQRRGVLIRPIEPYDSDDGPPIKKQRTKYQLRFVNTVCNDYFTRENIKSEDGNLLKVALYDENNLVVTSGPLSAASVEIVLLHGDFNAEGQDYWTSEEFSDCIVHPQSVKEPPALGGDRVLTLIHGEADLGNVYFRTSSFHARTEKFKMGVEIKNVREESVQEGITSPFFVRVRQGEESIGQWITSLEASLRVSKQVPPLECDARKYVDALAVKVSTEEKFKTKIGKLKVKREKDKNKYEEDLRILMEDHEEFTLKTEDMRKEGRAELNHYILSPSQRSQVIQSTRFRLVIENSVSRTIYKNSTIKTEDGGDHIKVVMYDGGKPIAFDHPLASVTVDLVVIEGGFDEKRDSWSKEEFEESIIEPRKGIKRLVKNGTFDLIDGRCDHHGAIIMDNSQRMEVKLGVRITVHTDIRVIEGVSNPFKMKEVRTKGACLLAQFPNSLLSLY, encoded by the exons ATGCCACTGGTTCAGGGAAATG GGCAAGCCCTAAACGGCAACTGTCAGCAATCTTCTCAACAAATTCCAATGCCAACCTTGTGGCAGCCAACCAACAACCACTCAACACAACATG ACGAAGGATGTAGTATGCCACCACCTAGCATGCTGAATCCATTGCAAGTAGCAG ACCGTGGGAAGCATTCAGGATTTCCGGCTGATGTTACTGCAGAGGATAATGGACTGAGTTATCCACCAGCTACCATGCCACCTGTTCAGGGAAATG GGCAAGCCCTAAATGGCAACAGTCAGCAATCTTCTCAGCAATTTCCAACGCCAATCTTGTGGCAGCCAACCAGCAACCACTCAATGCAACATG GCGAAGGATGTAGTCTGCCACCACCTAGCATGTCGAATCCATTGCCAGTAGCAG TTCCAGGATATTGTCCATCTTTACCTGCTTTTGGACAAGACCACTGCACTAGCTTACCTAATGCAAGTTCTAAACTTGAATTTCGGAACTTCCCAGTGTACGTGTCGTTTAATGATATTCCCCAG GGGAATTCCATTCTTGGATGGGAAGAATTTGTTGAAGATGTAAGTCATTCAAATGTCCGGCCACCAGTTGAAGAGCATT ATGTAGATGCGTCATTTAGATGTAATCAAGTGCTACTTCAATGGGATGAGCCTCATATGGAGGTCAAGAAACGTTGGAACTTTCTTGATCAGCTCATGCCGCTGTATAGCACACAATCAGGGTTTTATAAAGAAGATTTCCCCAGTACGAGCCTCATGGATAAAACCCATAAGTTACTGGCCAGTATTTCATCAGACGATTCTATTTGGAAGATAATTACCAGTGTTACGAGTCGAGCCACACAAACTCCTCAGAGGAGAGGTGTTCTCATTCGGCCCATTGAGCCATATGATTCAGATGATGG GCCACCAATTAAGAAGCAAAGGACCAAATATCAATTGCGATTTGTCAATACGGTGTGCAATGACTACTTCACACGGGAGAATATCAAATCAGAGGATGGAAATCTCTTAAAGGTGGCTTTGTATGATGAGAACAATCTGGTTGTCACATCTGGTCCGCTGTCTGCAGCTTCTGTGGAGATCGTACTACTTCATGGTGATTTCAATGCTGAAGGTCAAGATTATTGGACATCAGAGGAGTTTAGTGACTGCATAGTGCATCCACAATCTGTAAAAGAACCACCAGCCTTGGGAGGTGATCGTGTCTTGACACTGATTCATGGAGAAGCAGACCTTGGTAATGTCTATTTCCGAACTTCCTCCTTCCATGCTAGAACTGAAAAGTTCAAGATGGGTGTTGAGATAAAAAATGTAAGAGAAGAGAGTGTTCAAGAAGGAATCACTAGCCCTTTTTTTGTGAGAGTTCGCCAAGGGGAAG AATCAATTGGCCAATGGATCACATCCCTCGAAGCATCGCTCAGAGTGAGCAAACAAGTCCCCCCGCTGGAGTGTGATGCCAGGAAATACGTCGACGCATTAGCA GTTAAAGTGAGCACGGaggaaaaattcaaaacaaaaattgGAAAGCTTAAGGTAAAAAGGGAAAAAGATAAGAACAAATATGAGGAAGATCTCAGAATACTCATGGAAGACCACGAAGAGTTCACATTAAAAACCGAAGATATGCGAAAGGAAGGGCGTGCTGAGTTAAATCATTACATTCTATCTCCATCTCAGAG ATCACAAGTAATCCAATCAACAAGATTTCGTCTAGTAATTGAAAATAGTGTGAGCAGAACAATTTACAAAAATAGTACTATAAAGACCGAGGATGGCGGAGATCACATAAAAGTTGTCATGTACGATGGTGGCAAGCCAATTGCATTTGACCACCCTCTTGCTTCGGTAACAGTTGACCTAGTTGTCATTGAAGGAGGGTTCGATGAAAAGCGAGATTCGTGGTCTAAAGAGGAGTTTGAGGAAAGCATAATAGAACCAAGAAAAGGAATCAAAAGGCTAGTGAAAAACGGTACATTTGATTTGATTGATGGGAGGTGTGATCATCATGGTGCCATTATTATGGACAATTCACAACGAATGGAAGTTAAACTTGGAGTAAGGATCACAGTGCATACAGACATAAGAGTTATTGAAGGGGTATCAAATCCTTTCAAAATGAAGGAAGTCCGGACAAAAG GAGCATGCTTGCT